CTCCCGATAGCGATCCGTCACCCTCCATCCCCGTCGAGATGTAGACGACGTAGTCCGCACCGCCGCGGAACAGATTCGTCATGATTGCGTGATGTTTTGGCACGCCGCCACCGACGGCGATCAACCCCGTCGTATCCGCGAGCAACCCGTCTTCGATGAGCGAGTCGTAGTCGTCCAGGATCTCGATTCCGACCTCCGAGTCGTATCCTTGCCGGTAATAATAGAGGAAGTTACCGACTTCAGAGTCCGTCAGCGCCGGGCAGTAAACGGAGACATCGTTGTCTGCGGCCTGTTTCAAGACGGAATCCTCGTCGTCGAGTGTCCCCCCTAGTTCTCGTGCGAATGCTGTCGGCGTACGTACTTTTTCGTCCGCAAAAAAGTCATCGAAGAAGTCGTAGAGGTACTCCTCGAGCCACACGTACCGATCGGACGGAACGAAAATATTCCCGAGACGGTTAACCCCTCGATCGCGGAGTGTTGCCTCGTCAGCGTCCCACTCGCCCATCTTGAACGGCTTTGCCGTCTTGATGACGTCCTCCGTCAACGACCCAGACGTAGTGATGAGCACATCGACGTACCCCTCGCGAACCAGATGCGCGACTACTTCACGCAATCCCGAGGAGATGATGTTCGAAGTGAACGTGAGGTAGATCGTTGCCTCCTCTTCTTGCATTTGCTCGGCAATATCGACGGCCTCGGCGAGTTGCGTCGCCTGAAATCCCGTCGTCTCGTAGGACGCGATGAGATCGTGAAAGTCGAACTCCCCACGAAAATCGTATCCACGGA
This is a stretch of genomic DNA from Natronorubrum sediminis. It encodes these proteins:
- a CDS encoding deoxyhypusine synthase yields the protein MEEDDSRDHVVPSSDDELTTADVRGYDFRGEFDFHDLIASYETTGFQATQLAEAVDIAEQMQEEEATIYLTFTSNIISSGLREVVAHLVREGYVDVLITTSGSLTEDVIKTAKPFKMGEWDADEATLRDRGVNRLGNIFVPSDRYVWLEEYLYDFFDDFFADEKVRTPTAFARELGGTLDDEDSVLKQAADNDVSVYCPALTDSEVGNFLYYYRQGYDSEVGIEILDDYDSLIEDGLLADTTGLIAVGGGVPKHHAIMTNLFRGGADYVVYISTGMEGDGSLSGAPPNEAVSWGKIKEERTNYTQVEAEATLVFPLLVATAFNGDIQRNVDP